The Hornefia porci genome contains the following window.
GAGATCCGTATCGCGTATGTTCTGAAAGAGGAAGACATGAGGAGAGGCGTAGAGCTGATCCGCCTCGGCCTGGAAGCTTATAACAAAAAGCTGGGAAAATAGAACAGGAGGCAGAATGAAATTATCCCCGATGATGGAGCAGTACATGAACATCAAGGAGCAGTATAAGGACTGTATCCTGTTCTTCCGTCTCGGCGATTTCTATGAGATGTTTTTCGATGACGCCAAGCTGGTTTCGCGCCTGCTTGAGCTGACTCTGACCGGAAAAAGCTGCGGCCTGGAGGAGAGGGCTCCCATGTGTGGAGTCCCCTTCCATGCCGCAGATTCTTATATAGAAAAGCTTGTCCGCATGGGCTATAACGTGGCCATATGCGAGCAGCTGGAGGATCCGGCAGAAACAAGGGGAATGGTCAAGAGAGGAGTCGTCCGCATCGTGACGCCGGGAACGGTGACCTCCGATGCGATGCTTCATGAGAATGAAAACAATTATCTGGCGTCTGTATATATGAGTACCGGCGGGATGTCAGTGGCATACTGTGACATTTCCACCGGAGAGCTTTATATTACAGAGAAGACCGGCGGGACCAATCTGTTTGAGGATATGATCAATGAACTGGTCAAAATCAACGTCAGGGAAATTCTGATCAATCAGGAGACGGCGGAGAACTACGGAGAAGACGAGATTCGTGATCTGACGGATTCCTTCATTCATGTGATGCCGGATTCCTACTACTCGAAAAAATCGGCGGAGACGGCGATAAGGGCCCAGTTCGGGAGCATATCTCTGACGGCCCTGGGCATCGACGGACGGGAGCTGTGCATCCTGGCCATGGGAGCACTGCTGTCCTATCTTCTGGAAACTCAGAAGCAGAATCTGAAACAGCTGACCCGCTGCCAGTTTTATGAGATCGGAAATCACATGTCTCTGGACAAGGCGACGATCAGAAACCTTGAGATTACAGAGACATTGTATGATAAAAAAGTGCAGGGCTCGCTTTTGTGGGTCCTGGATAAAACCTCCACCGCGATGGGCGGACGCAGACTCAAGCAGTGGCTGCGGGAACCGCTGAACGAGTCCGGCGAGATCAATCTCCGCCTGGACGCCGTGGAGGAACTGACGGAACAGCCGCTTCTGCAGAACAATATCGTGGAGGCGCTGAAGCAGGTCTATGACTTTGAGCGTCTCTCGGGGCGGATTGCCGCGGGCAGTGCCAACGCGAAGGACCTGATCGCTCTGCGGAATTCCATCGGCTGCCTGCCGGAAATCCGGGATAACCTGAGTGATGCGCGGAGCGAGCTTCTGAACGGGCTCGATGCGGAGATTTCAGATCTTTCCGGGGTGTACCGCATGATTCAGGAGGCGATTGTGGAAGAGCCGCCGTACACGGTGAAGGAGGGCGGACTTATCCGGGAGGGCTTTTCTGAAGAGCTGGACGCGCTGAAGGACTCCATCCGCGACGCGAAGGACTGGATTGCCGGACTGGAGCAGAGTGAAAAGTCGCGTACCGGCATTCAGCACCTGAAGGTGGGATATAACAAGGTGTTCGGCTATTACATTGAAATCAGCCGTTCCAACCTCGATCAGACGCCGGAGGAATACATCCGCAAACAGACCCTGGTGGGCGGAGAACGGTTCATCACGCCTGAGCTCAAGGAAAAGGAGAGTCTGGTCCTGAACGCCGAGGCGAAAATCAACAAACTGGAGTACGAGATTTTTACCGGTCTGCGGGAGAAAATCGGAGAGTACATCCTGGAGATCCAGAAGACCTCTGCCGCCATCGCGGTTCTCGACGTCCTGTGCTCCTTCGCCACGGTGAGCATGCGTCTGGGCTATGTGCGCCCGACGGTGGACGACAGCAGACTGCTCTCCATCGAGAAGGGGCGTCATCCTGTCATCGAGCAGACGACGGAACAGGGGCTGTTCGTGTCCAACGACACTTATATGGACAGCGATCAGTCCAGTATGCTCATCATAACCGGACCGAACATGGCGGGAAAATCCACTTATATGCGGCAGACCGCTCTGATCGTCCTGATGGCGCAGGCAGGATGCTTTGTCCCTGCGGAGAAGGCTCACATCGGCGTCTGCGACCGGATCTTCACGCGCATCGGCGCATCGGACAATCTGGCCCAGGGGCAGTCCACATTCTTCGTGGAGATGAGTGAGCTTGCGTATATTCTGCGAAACGCCGGAGAGCGGAGTCTGATCATTCTGGACGAGATTGGACGGGGCACCAGCACCTATGACGGGCTGTCCATCGCCTGGGCCACGGTAGAATACCTCTGCAGCGAGAAACGCCGGATCCGGACGCTTTTCGCGACGCATTATCACGAGATGACCGTGCTGGAGGAGGAGCTTCCGGGAGTCCGCAACCTGAACGTGGACGTGTCGGAGGAGAACGGCAACATCATTTTCCTGCACAAAATCGTGCCCGGCAGTGCGAGCCGCAGCTACGGCGTCCATGTGGCGCGGCTGGCGGGCGTTCCTTCCCGGCTCCTGAACAGTGCGGAGGACAAGCTTGCCCGCCTGGAGGCGGAGGGCTCGGGGAATTCTGTGACAAAGGCGTTTTCCCGGGAGCCGGTGAAGGATGAGCCGAAGCAGCTGTCCTTCTTCTCTCGCGAGCCGGTTCCCGTTGTAGAGGAGCTGAAGAAGATAGACCTTATGAATGTGACGCCCTCTCAGGCGATCCGCATTCTGGAGGATCTGAAGGAACTGATCGATGATTAAATTACTGGAGAAAAACATAGCGGACAAAATCGCGGCGGGGGAGGTTATCGAACGTCCTCTTTCCATCGTCAAGGAACTGGTGGAGAATTCCATCGACGCCGGAGCCTCAGAGATTACTGTGGAAATCAGAAACGGCGGAAAAACCTTTGTTCGCGTGACCGACAACGGCTGCGGAATCCCCCGGGACGAGGCAGAAACCGCATTTCTGCGCCATGCCACCAGCAAAATCGCAACGCTGGCGGATCTGACGGCGATCAGTTCTCTCGGATTCAGGGGCGAGGCGCTTGCCAGTATCGCGGCGGTGACCCGAACCTCGCTGATTACCAGAACGCCGGAGGAGAGAACCGGGTGCCGCATCACGATACACGGCGGAGAAGTCATCGAAAACACAGGCGTGGGCTGCCCGGAAGGGACGACGATGATCGTGACCGACCTGTTTTACAATACGCCTGCCCGGCGGCAGTTTCTGAAATCGGACTCTGCTGAAAGCGGGCTGATTATCGATTTTGTCTCAGAGATGGCGATGGCATATCATGACCGGAGATTCCAGCTGATCAACAACGGACGGAACCTCTTCAGCACGCCGGGAGACGGAAATCTGAAAAAGACGATCGCCGCGGTCTACCGACGCCGGGAATATGAGGAACTGGTAGAGGTGGAATACGGGGAGAACGGATATTCGGTTTCCGGCTGTATTTCCAGACCTTCTCTGACGCGCACCAACAGACGGGATCAGGTGTTCTTTGTGAACGGGCGCATCGTCAAAAGCAGGATCATGGAGCGGGGAGTATCGGAGGGATACCGGGAACGGCTCGCTGAAGGCCGGCAGCCGGTCGTGTTCCTGTTCCTGCGCACTGATCCGGAAACGGTGGATGTCAACATTCATCCGAACAAGAAGGAGGTCCGGTTCCACGACGAGAAGGCGGTCATCGCTGCACTGAAGGCGGCGGTGTTTCAGACGCTTGCCGCGAAGGAGGCGGTGGTCGAGGTGCGTGATTATTTCCCTGTCTCCGGAGCAGAAAGCACAAAGGAAGGAAAGGCGTCCGCACCGGGAGATCCGGATACTCCGGACAGCGGCCGGACGGAACCCTTCCGCATCAGTACCGGCCAGGACGGACTGCTCCGGAAAGAGCGGAAAGAGGATCAGGTTGACATAAAACATATATTGTCTAAAATGCGGGAAGAAGAGCAGGAGACGTCTTCGGCATCTTCGACAGTCGCCACGCCTGCGCCGGCGGCGGAGCAGGCTGCTTCATCGACTGCATTTCCGGAAGAAAAAACGGACAGTTCCGGCGCTTATCCGCCGGCAGCGGGCGGAAGCTCGGCGGTAATGGACGCTGCGGCGATAACTGACGGGAAACCGGCGGCGGAACGGGATCCTTCGGCGATGGATCTCCGCGGGCCGCGGAAGAAGCCTTTTGACTTCAG
Protein-coding sequences here:
- the mutL gene encoding DNA mismatch repair endonuclease MutL; translated protein: MIKLLEKNIADKIAAGEVIERPLSIVKELVENSIDAGASEITVEIRNGGKTFVRVTDNGCGIPRDEAETAFLRHATSKIATLADLTAISSLGFRGEALASIAAVTRTSLITRTPEERTGCRITIHGGEVIENTGVGCPEGTTMIVTDLFYNTPARRQFLKSDSAESGLIIDFVSEMAMAYHDRRFQLINNGRNLFSTPGDGNLKKTIAAVYRRREYEELVEVEYGENGYSVSGCISRPSLTRTNRRDQVFFVNGRIVKSRIMERGVSEGYRERLAEGRQPVVFLFLRTDPETVDVNIHPNKKEVRFHDEKAVIAALKAAVFQTLAAKEAVVEVRDYFPVSGAESTKEGKASAPGDPDTPDSGRTEPFRISTGQDGLLRKERKEDQVDIKHILSKMREEEQETSSASSTVATPAPAAEQAASSTAFPEEKTDSSGAYPPAAGGSSAVMDAAAITDGKPAAERDPSAMDLRGPRKKPFDFSGLKITGSIFDTYITAEDSDGFYLIDQHAAQERIFYERLAEEYLNDDKPSQTILTPITLEVPLSVREEEYDWIDSLRDMGYHIEEFGPSAYIIREIPYFMEISEAESFLRDFVDQIGEQDDLRNTVVIDKLITRSCKSAIKARDHMSDMELRQLIRDLARCRNPFSCPHGRPTFIRFSMYDIEKMFKRA
- the mutS gene encoding DNA mismatch repair protein MutS, with the protein product MKLSPMMEQYMNIKEQYKDCILFFRLGDFYEMFFDDAKLVSRLLELTLTGKSCGLEERAPMCGVPFHAADSYIEKLVRMGYNVAICEQLEDPAETRGMVKRGVVRIVTPGTVTSDAMLHENENNYLASVYMSTGGMSVAYCDISTGELYITEKTGGTNLFEDMINELVKINVREILINQETAENYGEDEIRDLTDSFIHVMPDSYYSKKSAETAIRAQFGSISLTALGIDGRELCILAMGALLSYLLETQKQNLKQLTRCQFYEIGNHMSLDKATIRNLEITETLYDKKVQGSLLWVLDKTSTAMGGRRLKQWLREPLNESGEINLRLDAVEELTEQPLLQNNIVEALKQVYDFERLSGRIAAGSANAKDLIALRNSIGCLPEIRDNLSDARSELLNGLDAEISDLSGVYRMIQEAIVEEPPYTVKEGGLIREGFSEELDALKDSIRDAKDWIAGLEQSEKSRTGIQHLKVGYNKVFGYYIEISRSNLDQTPEEYIRKQTLVGGERFITPELKEKESLVLNAEAKINKLEYEIFTGLREKIGEYILEIQKTSAAIAVLDVLCSFATVSMRLGYVRPTVDDSRLLSIEKGRHPVIEQTTEQGLFVSNDTYMDSDQSSMLIITGPNMAGKSTYMRQTALIVLMAQAGCFVPAEKAHIGVCDRIFTRIGASDNLAQGQSTFFVEMSELAYILRNAGERSLIILDEIGRGTSTYDGLSIAWATVEYLCSEKRRIRTLFATHYHEMTVLEEELPGVRNLNVDVSEENGNIIFLHKIVPGSASRSYGVHVARLAGVPSRLLNSAEDKLARLEAEGSGNSVTKAFSREPVKDEPKQLSFFSREPVPVVEELKKIDLMNVTPSQAIRILEDLKELIDD